From the genome of Nicotiana tabacum cultivar K326 chromosome 17, ASM71507v2, whole genome shotgun sequence:
tttctttttcttgattttaaatcctaataaaaattaattaattaaaaacctaaattaagtgCTAAGTCAATCTAATTTGTTAAAATAAACCTAGCTATCTATTTTACCATTAATTAATTTAGACTAATGAAGGAAGAATTACTTAATTTGCGattaaaagctaaaaatacaaaaatgacccatattttgtgattttctgtttaataatgcaattaacttatgtaattaaatcctaaatacaacTAAACCTAAAGTGTTGTGCATGAAATACTTTTagacattttggtatttttcttatgatttttagAATGTTAAATACGCAAATAAATGCAAGAAACAATTAACCAAAAATCCCTACAAATTCTGTAAaacctaaaacaattaagaaaaaaaaaatctatttgtgaattttgtaagaatattttagtcgggcaaaaatcacgtgctcacacttacTAATGGGTTCCCTTGGGGATCACTACCGGGGCGGATCTACTTTATGAGGTAGGGGTGTCACGCTACTTGCTCGATTCGTTAAAATTCTTACTATGTATATAATCTCTGTAAAGAAACATATATATGGATAGAGTGGCATCTAGAAATCACAAAGTGGAAGcgagatttttctttttttctacttaataagatttcctttttttttttctacttattaagatttcttttattttcatttgaGCCCTTAGGCCCTcacctcttttcttctttttcggtTCTTTCcctccttttttccttttattacttgcctctcttcttcattttttttaactttaagTCCTCATTGTTGATGGTAGGTTTaattgatggtggtggttcagggTAGTATCTAGTGGTGATTAGTAGTGGTGacgattatgattgaggatggtggtggtgagtggtgatagttaataatggtgggtggtggtgatagttgtgattgaggaaggtggtggtgggtggtggaAGTTTATAATGATGGGTAGTGCCGATTATgattgttgatggtgatggggtggttagttatggtagttgaggtggatgagtgtttgtgtttgagaatgatggtggtgaGAGTGGTGCGGATGGCGGGTAGTGATAGTCGATTATGGTGacggctatgattgaggatgatgatGGTGATGTGGTGGCGGCATGGTgctagttgataatggtaggcggtggtgacaattaataatgaatatggatgatATCATCTTAATAAAATTAAATCTCTGTTATGGATCTTAATCATACAGGCTTATTCAGACTaattaagtggttgtgaagtaaaaaaaataaacacacttaatgattaagatctgaataattaagattcagactttaaaaacaaacgcacttaatgtctaagatctgaatgattaagattcaaaccttcattaagtgcaaacaaatgaggcctaagtctctcttcttcatttttttttaactttaagTCCTCATTTTGTTTCTATCATTATATCTtactttatgaacaattattttttataggtaatttgaattgattttaattagcatataatttttttatttttaatgaaacgatattaatttatatattggaatataatttgagcaatatcttctattgggttttgaaaaaaaattaaatggctTGATTGATAGTCGTTTTGAGTCGAATATCATAAGTTGAATGTTGAACgtttttctttgaaaataattgTCATATGACTCAACAATTaagatgaaaaaataaataaagaacaatacAAGTAAATTAATCTAGTCAAACAAAGAATATATTGTGTAGTTAAGCTATTCTTTAAGTAAATATTTATATTAGAGGCGctctttcatgaaatgttatttttcttttgtatttttatttagaatgtgtttaaattaaacgttaaaaatttgaattaaaatcgaacttaattatttactttatgaATGAAAGACCTATTCAAATTAACCAAAAACTAACTGAACCGACCCATTATTTCTAATCTGTCTTTATAGCTACTGACATATATATTATATGCATAACATGGTGGTACCCGCAATCTTCGAATCCTGAATCCGAATCAGATAACTACTATACGTGGTCTAAGACGACTTACCGGACACAGCGTAGTCCATCCTGCGAGGTTTTGAGAAAGAAATATTTCGTAGTGGCGTTGCTTTTATTGTTCTAACTGACATTTTCTCTGCGCTTTTCTATGTCAGCTACTCCAAAGCTGGTGAAGGATCCATTCCTCCTAATATATTGGATGGTGGCATAAGGATGAATCCATCCAACTGAAAACCCATTGAGGATATGGAGACTTAATTTGGTTCTACTCTTACTAAACTTTGATACGTAAAGTTAATAAAATGTGATATATATTCTACTCCTAATATACATTTTGTTTGTATGGTTATTATGTATCGTTTCATAATtatcatattgtattgtattaatAATTTCAATATTTGAATAGATTGTATCATTTTCGGTCTTTTCATAATGTCCCGGAGCAATAATTTGAAGAAtaagtgatcacgcccaactatgtcttgtaaaaggactaagcggtcgttgcaaatataacccgaTTCAAGTCCGAAGTCGAATCTCACAGGGAACTAGCCTATTTACTATAACTTTAAAcaatgctaatgataagctcagacaacttCCGGATGCAAGAGTTTTATGAATAATCAGTGGAATTTATTTAGCTAAGGAAAAGTGacaataaaattagcaataatcaagactaaaattgaattcaagggtaaaaggatctagggctattgattttcccaattgtcagATTAATTCTCAACTCTTCAGTTATAATCTCgtcgtaatactctatgaggattatgagttcTGGGCTACCGTAATTACCTCTCGATcaatcacgataatttactagaagtattctctcgaactactctagttaacaatttatgcaactcagaattatcccaccaaagtttcgttatttctaaccccacttttaaattcaagtaattaatctcttaacttacccaaaagtggtgttgttcaacaacaatctaaccaagtgttctttCTTAAGCAATACAAGGTAAATAGATACGATTAATCGagggccctttcaattaatcACAATACAATATGTAATTGAacaattataaaacaaacacggctcaattataacaaaatagagtcaagacttcatccaacaattggttccatcaaccctagataatagATTTAGTTACTCATACTAATGGAAaataaatcactaaaataattcataatcaacaaatagaagtacgaggaagaagatgaaaactcttaggAAATTATCCGTTTTCTCTCCCTCAATCTTgcctctaaaatcttctaaaagcAGCTATCTCCCACTTCTTGGCGAGTTTAGGtttcatataggtttaggttagtcgCCTAAGAAATTACATAATTAACCCTGCTTGTTTGGCTTTCGTCCTCCCGTCCGCGGCCGCGAATTCGACCGCGGATCCGGTCGCGGATTTGGACTGTCTCACTGCCTTGAGTTCGCGGACCAATTCGCGGCCCACTCcacggccgcgcacctggagggGTCGTCTCGCTTGCTTTTCTCGCTCCTTTTCGACCGGCTAACCTTCGATTGGCCTTTCACACTCCatgttgactccaaaacactcgttAGCTCCCTACTAGCTCGGAGTAGCTCCTGCAAAGcatcaaattcttaattagagcattttgttatcttttagcattcaaatatcaataaagtgcggctaaattagagtgtaagtagtatctaaattgcataaatatagcCTACTATTAATAAGCTtagaatattttttattatttaataagtATGATACAAGGTATAGTTATTATAAAAAAGAtaggataaaaaataaaatataattattaatgacaaaatttaaaaagaaaaaatttaaataGCGACACGACCACATCAAATCGATCGTTACAACAAAATGGAACATTTGATCGTTATATAAAGACGAATTTaataatacgatacaataaaatttaattaacaattaaaacatatattgtatttaaagAAACAAACATAATACAACACAATATGTAATCATACAAACAAGTTACTCCATTAGAGAGCCGGGAGAGGAAAATAAGTGCAAAATAAAAGACCTTGGACAAAATTAGCAAATAGACACTTTTATTATTAGAGTTTAGTAAGTATTCAAAAAAGTATGACAGTATTATTTACTATTTAGTCACTTCGTTTACACGAAACGTTTTTTTGGACAATTAACAATTCCAGCAATAGGTTCTGGGTTTCAAAACTCCATTAATTTGAGAAATTCTGTATGTGAAACTCCACTGCATAGcaaattgaaatttcaaacaTTTACATGACTATGCTGGAGTTTTAAACCAAATCTGAAGTTCTAAACCAAATCCCTTTTGCTTTCCTTTCTCTTCTTGTCTCCTTTATTGGATCAGAGACAACCATTAAAGTTCCTTCTAATTAACGACCCAAAGAAGAAAGGATGATAAATAGAACGACGAAGATCTCGATAGTATCTATACTATCACTCGATTGGATTttccaaacaaaaaaaataaatgttGACAATCCAATTATATCATAAGTACGATTCTGAAAAAATACACTCAAACCTCAAGAAGAGCTTATAACAATCTGATTACACCCATTTGTcacttatttgtttaatttcttaCTCTGCACATTGTCTTAGTCTTGTCTCTGTTAGTGCTGTCACTTAGTTTTTCTCCAATTTGTTTGTATTCTGTGAATATTTGAACTCCATGATTTGTTCTTGTGGTTTGAATTTCATTATAAAGGTTTGAATCCAATGAATCATTCTTGGGGTTTGAAACTCCAATATGTTTTCATACTTGGATTGTGAAAGTTTGAATCCCATAAATTGTTGCTGATAAAGATTTGAACCCCATGAATCGTTGTTGGGTTTTGAAACTCCAACAAATTTTACAAAAGATAATCTAGCTCTCAAATAGCGTAAGATTGTTAATATATTCATTAAATTTACTTATAGTGCTACATTCGCCTCTGGTCATGAATTCGCCTCTGGTCATGAATTAGTAAGTAAGTGTGACCAGAGATACTTTTGGCTATAAGGTTAATGGTTCTATACTTTAGAAAATGTgatctttatagtactcatataTTTTCACTAAATTTAATTTTTGGGTTCATATTTTCAGGCAACTATCAAGAAAGATGCAGAGTATAATTACTGTGTGTAATGTAATGGTTATCTTTTCTTCTATACAGGGCGGATCTATTGAGGCCCGAGGGAGTGGTACACCCCGCAAGTTTCGGTAGAAATtcttatatatgtgtatatatgtaagaAATAGGATAAATAGCAGTGCTGCCACCCACAGTAATAAAAGGCACCAAGGTGCCCGTGGTTGAGGGACAGAGTTTTctctttaatggcgagggataaAACCATGCTTGTAGCATTTTTCAGATGTTTTGGCTTGCTGCATGTCTAGgactttttaaaaattatacCTAATGTCTATTTTTAAGACTCTTTTTTCGTTGACTTTGAAGGTTTAAAATCAATTAATAAGTTTCCTAAACAACGTAGGATTTGCCCACACCTAAATTTCAGAGCCCGCTATTTGTAATTTGGCTATAAAAGTACCCTAAAGCTACACCTCGagcttttctttcttcctttttttaaatttaattttgggTTAATCCAGCTCATACTATTAGTAGGAGTATCAGTATcaggtaattaatattttttgttgTCACTTTCATTCTGTTCTCTTAGGATTAACgtaaatattaggaaaattaaCATGAAAGGTATTATAGTTATGTTACATAGTTTAAaagtaaataatttatataaggtaaaattttatttgaatttaaagtcctaaatattaggacctTCTATGTACCTCAAATAAATAAccataattttaatttatttttaaattatttaaaaaataatgataattttATCAATATAAAACTTTTGAAAGATAAAAAAAGTCAATCAACATTTTGCGAAGAGATTTCGTGTTTTGGGTCGCCTTAGGAGAAGCGTTTGCCACTAGCTCAAGCCTCACTCTAATTATGTCGTGAGGCTAATTGAATTCAGTTCATAAATCCgggaatatatataatataaagttaaaaaaatttagtttccttcttccaagttttcataattattatattttttccctTTAATTGATTTGCCTGTATAAATCGTAGGACAAACAATGAGGATCGAAAAAGTTCAAAGTTGATCAAATCGACTAATATTACTATATTTGGATCGTATAAATAGTAACACGTCTATGTTCAAAGTAGTGTGGCACCCGCAATGTCCAAATCCTGGATCCGCGTCTGACTCTATACATGATTTTGTCTAATCCATGTAATGCCTCAGAGTACGTTTAGTTCTAGAAGTGGAAGAGAACCTGAAAGGAGGAAAATCGCGTGTTATCACAGTTTTGTATATATCGGCCAAGTTTACGAGTTGAAGATAAGCGACAATGACTACGTACGTTTCCTCCTTCAAGTTTATTTAGCTTTCATctgattttattcatttttttcaagattttcttCATCTGGTATTATCATCGAATCAGTTAAGAAAGTATCATTGCCCACATatacttttttcttcttcttcacacaaatgaaagaaatgaatcAAAGCGGGtcaattatttaaatttaataggtTCAACTTTAAATTATTTAACATTGCACTTATTGTACTACTAAAATTAtggttcaaatataatatttattcaAATTTTATTAGGTTTtctatataaatttatatatactCCGTGTCGAAAGTTATGAATTCAGTTGAACCAATAGTTGAAAGGCACATTCGCCCCCTGCTTATGATCAGTCTCATTACCACATTAGTCTCCCATGTGCTATCTTATAAAAAGCATTAGACCAACTTGTGTAATATGCGGGCAAAGGGACCCGTGAACACCAAAATATGTGGATTGTGGCTTCCTCACAACAAATGAaagatttttcttctttcttcttttatcttGGGTGGGAAGAAGGGGAGAGGGGAAGGGATGTGTAGACAGATCCGGAGGAAGATACATATAATGTTCAACTTATCCTAATATTTTTCGCACGAAACAAAACTATGTGaactattaaaattttgacaaaTATTAAATTACATAAACCTGTCCTTTCACTTATATTCCCTTGATGCAAATTTGCTATTAAGCTATATGCCACTTTCGCATAATGGGTAAGAACTCTTTTTAACTTTTTCGTATGACCAAATATAAATTAAATAAGGTCACGATTTATTACAAGAGATAATTCAGAGCTGATTTCTGAGGTAGTACTATTTGGAAACAACAAACTGTTATTAGAAAGGGTAGCCCGTTGCACGAAGCATATCGCGTTTACGCACGGTTCAGGAAGGGTCGCAATCCAAGTGGTGTAACGTAGACAGTCTATTCTAATACAAGTATCGGTGACTGATTTCATGACTCGAACGCGTAACCTATAAATTGGGAGCAAACTGTTATTCAACCAAAAAAAATGCTACAAGAAGTAGGGAGCAAGAAGTGAATGACTCCCCTAGCTATTAGACAGATGTAGGGAGCACAAGAAATATTCTTTGCAGAATTATTGAAGATATCCATCTAAACAGATTATACATATCCACAAGAATCTTCTATCACATCTAAATCATTCCACTCCTAGCTGGAAAAGACCCCATCAATCTCTTCTATGTTTACCTGTCAAAATTCTCATCTTTTGCTATCAAGAATCCATGGCGAAAAGAAATTTACACAACCTTCTGTACTTGTTTGCTCATTGAATTGACAAAGATAGTGAGTGGAAACTGAACATTATAGCACGAAgcttattattaaaagaaagttTAACTTTTGTATACCAACAGTATACACAAATTTGTGCACTATAAATCACTAAAAAGATAACTATATGTAACTTCATATATAAAAAGTGGAGTTAGCAACTGGAAAATTAGGTAAGTTTCACGTCACAAGAAGTTTAATACACTTGGTATATTGTCGGTGTCTATAAGTTAGATCCTATAAAAAAAGACTGTTCCAGAAATACATAGATAAAGAGATGATATGGGAATATACATTTTGTGAAAAACCAAGGTTAAGTTACTAGTAATTAACAAGACTTGAACAGTAGCAATCATGAAATTTACATACTAAAACAAATCCTTGAACTGATCAATATAGGCAAATTCTTCTAATAAAATCGACACTTATGGTTTGATCTCTAAATCATCCCATGTTATATTGAGATCAGCTGTACTTAACGTGTCGATTTCGTTCCAATTCCAATTATAACTTGGCATATTTTCAGTAACATTGCTTGTTTCTGGAATTGGCCATGGCTGAGAAAGGAGATCACTGTTGCTTGTAATTGGCATGACTGTGGTTATGGTTGACTCCTCCACTGTACTATCAAATTTTCCCATGTATTCATTGCAAACATTTGAAGTTTGAGTACTAAGAGAACATGGAACAGTatcaaaagagaaagaaaaatgtgtATTTCCATCTAACTTCAGACCTGCAAATATGTCCTTGTAATTTCCATTGAAAGGTCTCTTGGAAAAATTGCTAATTGTATGATCAAATTGTAGTGATGTTGAAGGAAACTTTAGTGTCTGATAGAAAATATCAGATTCCTTTTTCTCTTCATCCAAAGTAGTAATATTTCCCCTTATGGTAGAAGATGGCACGGTCTTGCTAATTAAAGGACACCTCTGATTGTCCATCTCTAATGTGACACGTTCCATCCTATTTATATGATCAACGGGGTCAGTCGGCCTCAACCGCTTGTTTTTTCGGCCACCGCCTAAGGGAACGTTACGAAGAGTGCCACCTTCAGTCCAATGTCTTTTACAACCTTTACAATAATGGCGAGGCTGTGATTTGTTGTAATTGTTGTAGTAACAAAACTTGGTATTGATTGAACCACACCTCGGACACTTCAATGGCTCCGGTTTCGGTGTCGGCTGCCGCCTTATCGACGGTGGTTCTGGCAGAGAATTCTGGCTCAAATTATCAAGCCCATGATCATCAAAAGAAACTAACTTAGTACTCAACCCCATATTTGATACACCAATGATAAGCAAATCAAGAATCTTGTATTTGATCAACTTAGTAGTGAAATAAATCTAAGTAGTTTAGCCTTTGGATCTTGATGCaagaagagatttacatggacaTGAAGAGAAGGGAGTTATTATATGGTTTTCTTTGAGAAGGATTTATGAAAATGGTATCAAGTTTATAAAAATTCTTAGGAAGGTGATGAGAAATGAGCATATGTCATCTAAGATTCTCCAtagctatttttttttataaatatgagAGTGTGTATATACACTAGACCCATGTGGTCCGCTCCTTCTCCAGATCCCGCGCATAACGAAAATTTAGTGCAACGGGTtacttttttttgtttatatACTTGTGGAAGGGGTCAATGGCTATCAATCTGTCTGTAAAAATATATACTAGGACTTTATATATTATAATAGGAAGGGGGCAGTACTGGAGAAAATCTATAATTCTTAGGTATGATCACTTGAGAGCAAGAGGAGGGTTTTGATTGATACTTGTGGCTGTGGCGTGCAGTCTTTGGTGTCAATTATATTAAATTATGACTCTTAGGTTTCCTTCTAGCAGACAATCTATAAACATCCCTTCCATTATTGTATTTATCTTataattctttattttaaacgGAAGGTTATTTCCAAgttttttcaaagaaaaaaaaacggtAAAATATACTTTTCAACACAataattttttgttaaaatttCAACTGTAAAAAAACCTATTAGTTTTTTTATAACATTGATATCTAGATCGGATTACACGCAAATCGACTAACCTATCAAATATCTGAGCGATGAAATGATTCGTGAAAGAATATGTACCGTTGATAGTGCGCACCGTTAGTTTGGTAAAAGAGATCGTTCATATGCTAAATTTGTACTAGAAAAGGCCAGGTGTGACATATGGATTATTCACGTAGTCATGTGGTCAATTagcaattaaaagaaaaagtaaagGGAAACCAACAAACATATAGAAAACAAGAGTACCACCGTCCTTGGTTTCTTAGATATATTCCCTTAAACTAGCCATACAAATTGTTTTTTGCAGTCAAATTGGTATCATTATTTTAGAGAACGAAAGGGAATTGTCGGTGATAGATTGACTCCCCTTGTGATATTGTGCTGCTATAAGAGGTTAAAATTTTTAGGTGTAATAATGTTTGGGCGTAGTGTTTCTTTAGATTTTAGGATGACAAACAATTTTAGAGAATGCGTATGTGTAAAAAAAGTATTTAATACTCCATATAACATGTCGAATAATCTTTAAATCGAGCACTTCTTTCATGGGTAGTATGGTCACATGCTAGTTATACGGAAAATATAATGAAAGAATTATGTATACTGGATCGGAGAgttattaattaataatgaaaatATTCTTATTTATGAAATGCTAATTTAGaaggatatttttgtctttaaacaGTTTATTGCTAATACATGTACACATTCTATCATACATTAGATAATATATAAATTCTCGCATAATTTAATCCCGGTATTATTTAGTACCACTAATCAAACATTTCATTAGTTATACCACGATTATTATTTTTTCCCTTGTATGGCCAATCAAACACTGTATTATCTTATCCGAGATTTTATATAGAGATTAAATATTCTGAAGACTGAACCATCAACCAAAACGACCCCTTACAGTTATTGGTAGATGTCGGAATAATCTTTAAATCGAATAGCCACATCGAACTTGTGTATAACATCCTACTCATTATTTTCAATGGTATGATGATGATTATATATTTGTATTGGCTGTAATATTATCCCATTCCAGAAGTAAACGGTAGTGTCAAATATGTCTAGTTTTGGCCATTTCTTGATGCTAAGATAGCCATAAACGTAGTAACATGGCTTCTCATATATAGCATGGTTCTGCAATCTAGTCATCTGATGAATGATTATTATGAAAACCATAGCCATGTCTACCTATTCTTCCTAGAATACACtactgtttttttgttttttgtttttttgttttggtcCATTTGGAGATATTCAATAAAATTGAAATGATACGCATCCGAAAGTTTAAATCAGTAGGTGTAAACTACCATTGTGTCGTTCGTCCTTCTTAACGACAATGGCTGGG
Proteins encoded in this window:
- the LOC107784185 gene encoding uncharacterized protein LOC107784185; this encodes MGLSTKLVSFDDHGLDNLSQNSLPEPPSIRRQPTPKPEPLKCPRCGSINTKFCYYNNYNKSQPRHYCKGCKRHWTEGGTLRNVPLGGGRKNKRLRPTDPVDHINRMERVTLEMDNQRCPLISKTVPSSTIRGNITTLDEEKKESDIFYQTLKFPSTSLQFDHTISNFSKRPFNGNYKDIFAGLKLDGNTHFSFSFDTVPCSLSTQTSNVCNEYMGKFDSTVEESTITTVMPITSNSDLLSQPWPIPETSNVTENMPSYNWNWNEIDTLSTADLNITWDDLEIKP